Proteins encoded by one window of Pseudonocardia alni:
- the nusB gene encoding transcription antitermination factor NusB: MRARTKARKRALDILFEAEARGEDALSVLTARRETDDAPPVQDYAARLVEGVATHRDRIDQLIAEHAEGWDVDRMPAVDRGLLRLGIYELLWVDDVDDPVAITEAVELARTLSTDDSPRYVNGVLGQISDIAEHLRATL, from the coding sequence GTGCGCGCACGCACCAAGGCCCGTAAACGGGCACTGGACATCCTCTTCGAGGCCGAGGCACGCGGTGAGGACGCTCTGTCCGTGCTCACCGCGCGCCGCGAGACCGACGACGCGCCGCCCGTGCAGGACTACGCGGCGCGGCTCGTCGAGGGCGTCGCGACCCACCGGGACCGGATCGACCAGCTGATCGCCGAGCACGCCGAGGGCTGGGACGTCGACCGGATGCCCGCGGTCGACCGCGGCCTGCTGCGGCTCGGGATCTACGAGCTGCTGTGGGTGGACGACGTCGACGACCCGGTCGCGATCACCGAGGCCGTCGAGCTGGCCCGGACGCTGTCGACCGACGACTCCCCGCGCTACGTCAACGGGGTGCTCGGCCAGATCTCCGACATCGCCGAGCACCTGCGCGCGACCCTCTGA
- the efp gene encoding elongation factor P — translation MATTNDLKNGLVLNIEGQLWTVTAFQHVKPGKGGAFVRTTLKNVMSGKVVDRTFNAGTKVDTATVDRRDMTYLYREGTDFVFMDGDTFDQIPIPEKAVGDAARYLLENASAQVSLHEGEPLFIELPTSVELVISHTDPGLQGDRSTGGTKPATLETGAEIQVPLFLESGTTVKVDTRDGRYLGRVS, via the coding sequence GTGGCGACCACGAACGACCTGAAGAACGGCCTGGTCCTGAACATCGAGGGCCAGCTGTGGACCGTGACGGCGTTCCAGCACGTCAAGCCCGGCAAGGGCGGTGCGTTCGTTCGCACCACGCTGAAGAACGTGATGTCCGGGAAGGTCGTGGACCGGACCTTCAACGCGGGCACCAAGGTCGACACCGCGACGGTGGACCGCCGCGACATGACCTACCTGTACCGCGAGGGCACCGACTTCGTCTTCATGGACGGCGACACCTTCGACCAGATCCCGATCCCGGAGAAGGCCGTCGGCGACGCCGCGCGCTACCTGCTGGAGAACGCCTCCGCCCAGGTGTCGCTGCACGAGGGGGAGCCGTTGTTCATCGAGCTCCCGACCTCGGTCGAGCTGGTCATCTCCCACACCGACCCGGGCCTGCAGGGCGACCGCTCCACCGGCGGCACCAAGCCCGCGACCCTGGAGACCGGCGCCGAGATCCAGGTGCCGCTGTTCCTGGAGAGCGGCACCACGGTCAAGGTCGACACCCGGGACGGCCGTTACCTCGGCCGCGTGAGCTGA
- a CDS encoding response regulator, whose protein sequence is MTVRVVVADDQAVVRAGLRTVLAAAPDIDVVGEAGDGAEAAELAETLRPDVVLMDVRMPGTDGIEGTRRIRALRDPGIRVLVVTTFDLDRHVYDALRAGASGFVLKDVEPEDLQVAVRTVHAGHELFAPSVTRRLVGSFVPADPPAPAGPAATLTEREREVLGLVAAGLSNAEIADRLVLGGTTVKTHVSNLLTKLGLRDRVQLVVFAYEHGLVGAAGADG, encoded by the coding sequence ATGACGGTGCGGGTGGTGGTGGCCGACGACCAGGCGGTGGTGCGGGCGGGGCTGCGGACGGTGCTGGCGGCGGCGCCGGACATCGACGTCGTCGGGGAGGCCGGGGACGGCGCGGAGGCCGCCGAGCTGGCCGAGACCCTGCGCCCGGACGTCGTGCTGATGGACGTCCGGATGCCCGGCACCGACGGCATCGAGGGGACCCGACGGATCCGCGCGCTGCGCGACCCCGGCATCCGTGTGCTGGTGGTGACGACGTTCGACCTGGACCGCCACGTCTACGACGCCCTGCGGGCCGGCGCGTCCGGCTTCGTGCTGAAGGACGTCGAGCCGGAGGACCTCCAGGTCGCGGTCCGCACCGTGCACGCCGGGCACGAGCTCTTCGCGCCGTCGGTCACGCGGCGGCTCGTCGGCTCGTTCGTCCCGGCCGACCCGCCCGCCCCGGCCGGGCCCGCGGCCACGCTGACCGAGCGGGAGCGGGAGGTGCTCGGTCTGGTCGCCGCCGGGCTGTCCAACGCCGAGATCGCCGACCGGCTGGTGCTGGGCGGCACGACGGTCAAGACCCACGTCTCGAACCTGCTCACCAAGCTGGGGCTGCGCGACCGGGTGCAGCTGGTGGTGTTCGCCTACGAGCACGGGCTGGTGGGAGCCGCCGGTGCCGACGGCTGA